From Monomorium pharaonis isolate MP-MQ-018 chromosome 9, ASM1337386v2, whole genome shotgun sequence, the proteins below share one genomic window:
- the LOC105834486 gene encoding uncharacterized protein LOC105834486 isoform X1, which yields MNEVTDNFAWTHQLECPPTVYNDSVKKILCKGVLELLWEDISNSVFPTAEVCKIRKNILLHKLKHGLNDSAISSIRNFNQLKVKSNTVKQQISTLEKEYEEQDYNVRQKMQQLKDIKSECLMTSTRKDFLKLKHSETSKQLQDCSDMRRVCQHLMPNTSRDINQQRLRENLDIVANLRRSAADKKQVWTKVSNFLGGIDVHTLWTHLYQALSQDLDALMKFETKNIDTSSSVGENIDIGIARACGQYICMISKRILSNAKANIYQQRLVEFIALIEQSSTCEDVSTWLAIKLEVKKLEAEQAYLQNKVQKLKNIIQENSLLNLDIAQLTTDIETVDAQMDKYIKDIQQSIAVLNSTSTLIFKEKEKLHYELQKIMALQANNYDAKCMNNALDIELDMFYNTLDLDALRKVMLKGDVGLYRHAICGLDKVSITTVNPQYSRIKPYFPIIQMPIYSLIECYKNAIANIIYTKLHRSMEDMNETKCIDKSVPPREKCNYNSLELLNLASIVCDQAREEIKRFNAVLNTWTNQDVQEAMALNETTVDGVFFKDWLQRYNLLLYMIQNSK from the exons ATGAACGAAGTTACAGATAACTTTGCCTGGACTCACCAGCTCGAGTGTCCACCGACAGTATACAATGACTCAGTGAAGAAAAT ATTATGCAAAGGGGTATTGGAGCTTCTGTGGGAGGATATTTCTAATTCTGTGTTTCCCACGGCTGAAGTATGTAAGATAAGAAAGAACATTTTACTGCACAAATTGAAGCATGGATTGAACGATTCTGCAATTTCGTCCATAAGGAATTTTAACCAATTGAAAGTCAAGAGCAACACAGTGAAGCAACAAATATCTACGCTGGAGAAAGAGTATGAAGAACAGGATTACAATGTCAGACAAAAGA TGCAACAATTGAAGGATATAAAAAGCGAGTGTTTAATGACCAGCACAAGAAAGGATTTTCTCAAATTGAAGCATAGTGAAACCAGTAAGCAACTGCAAGATTGCAGCGACATGAGAAGAGTGTGTCAACATCTAATGCCAAACACCTCTAGGGATATAAATCAGCAGAGATTAAGGGAGAATCTGGATATAGTAGCAAATCTGCGTCGTTCAGCCGCAGATAAGAAACAA GTATGGACAAAGGTATCGAATTTTCTTGGTGGTATTGACGTGCACACGCTGTGGACACACTTGTATCAAGCGCTGTCGCAAGATTTGGATGCGTTAATGAAATTCGAGACCAAAAACATTGATACAAGTTCAAGCGTGGGCGAAAATATAGATATTGGTATCGCGAGAGCGTGCGGTCAATACATATGCATGATTTCGAAACGCATATTGTCTAACGCTAAAGCTAACATATATCAGCAACGTTTAGTGGAATTCATAGCATTGATAGAG CAATCGTCAACTTGTGAGGACGTAAGCACCTGGTTGGCTATAAAGTTGGAGGTGAAGAAATTGGAAGCCGAACAAGCGTATCTGCAAAACAAAGTTCAGAAATTGAAGAATATCATTCAAGAGAATTCCTTACTCAACCTCGACATAGCTCAACTAACGACCGACATAGAGACAGTTGACGCACAAAtg gacaaatatataaaagatattcagCAATCTATAGCAGTCTTAAATTCTACGTCAACGCTCatatttaaagagaaagagaagctGCATTACGAATTGCAGAAGATAATGGCGTTACAGGCCAACAATTACGACGCGAAATGCATGAATAACGCGCTGGACATCGAACTGGATATGTTTTACAATACCTTAGATCTCGACGCTTTGCGAAAAGTAATGTTGAAGGGAGATGTAGGACTGTATAG ACACGCAATCTGTGGTCTTGATAAAGTTTCCATCACCACGGTCAATCCACAATACTCGAGGATCAAGCCTTATTTTCCAATAATACAGATGCCAATTTACTCTCTCATAGAATGCTACAAAAACGCGATTGCGAATATCATTTACACAAAGTTGCACCGTTCAATGGAGGACATGAATGAGACCAAGTGCATAGATAAGTCAGTACCGCCACGAGAAAAGTGTAATTATAATAGTCTGGAACTATTGAACCTTGCCAGTATTGTTTGCGATCAGGCGCGCGAAGAGATCAAGCGCTTCAATGCGGTCCTGAATACTTG GACAAACCAAGACGTGCAAGAAGCGATGGCGCTCAACGAAACGACCGTGGACGGTGTGTTCTTTAAGGATTGGTTGCagcgttataatttattattatacatgatacaaaatagcaaataa
- the LOC105834486 gene encoding uncharacterized protein LOC105834486 isoform X2, with protein sequence MQQLKDIKSECLMTSTRKDFLKLKHSETSKQLQDCSDMRRVCQHLMPNTSRDINQQRLRENLDIVANLRRSAADKKQVWTKVSNFLGGIDVHTLWTHLYQALSQDLDALMKFETKNIDTSSSVGENIDIGIARACGQYICMISKRILSNAKANIYQQRLVEFIALIEQSSTCEDVSTWLAIKLEVKKLEAEQAYLQNKVQKLKNIIQENSLLNLDIAQLTTDIETVDAQMDKYIKDIQQSIAVLNSTSTLIFKEKEKLHYELQKIMALQANNYDAKCMNNALDIELDMFYNTLDLDALRKVMLKGDVGLYRHAICGLDKVSITTVNPQYSRIKPYFPIIQMPIYSLIECYKNAIANIIYTKLHRSMEDMNETKCIDKSVPPREKCNYNSLELLNLASIVCDQAREEIKRFNAVLNTWTNQDVQEAMALNETTVDGVFFKDWLQRYNLLLYMIQNSK encoded by the exons A TGCAACAATTGAAGGATATAAAAAGCGAGTGTTTAATGACCAGCACAAGAAAGGATTTTCTCAAATTGAAGCATAGTGAAACCAGTAAGCAACTGCAAGATTGCAGCGACATGAGAAGAGTGTGTCAACATCTAATGCCAAACACCTCTAGGGATATAAATCAGCAGAGATTAAGGGAGAATCTGGATATAGTAGCAAATCTGCGTCGTTCAGCCGCAGATAAGAAACAA GTATGGACAAAGGTATCGAATTTTCTTGGTGGTATTGACGTGCACACGCTGTGGACACACTTGTATCAAGCGCTGTCGCAAGATTTGGATGCGTTAATGAAATTCGAGACCAAAAACATTGATACAAGTTCAAGCGTGGGCGAAAATATAGATATTGGTATCGCGAGAGCGTGCGGTCAATACATATGCATGATTTCGAAACGCATATTGTCTAACGCTAAAGCTAACATATATCAGCAACGTTTAGTGGAATTCATAGCATTGATAGAG CAATCGTCAACTTGTGAGGACGTAAGCACCTGGTTGGCTATAAAGTTGGAGGTGAAGAAATTGGAAGCCGAACAAGCGTATCTGCAAAACAAAGTTCAGAAATTGAAGAATATCATTCAAGAGAATTCCTTACTCAACCTCGACATAGCTCAACTAACGACCGACATAGAGACAGTTGACGCACAAAtg gacaaatatataaaagatattcagCAATCTATAGCAGTCTTAAATTCTACGTCAACGCTCatatttaaagagaaagagaagctGCATTACGAATTGCAGAAGATAATGGCGTTACAGGCCAACAATTACGACGCGAAATGCATGAATAACGCGCTGGACATCGAACTGGATATGTTTTACAATACCTTAGATCTCGACGCTTTGCGAAAAGTAATGTTGAAGGGAGATGTAGGACTGTATAG ACACGCAATCTGTGGTCTTGATAAAGTTTCCATCACCACGGTCAATCCACAATACTCGAGGATCAAGCCTTATTTTCCAATAATACAGATGCCAATTTACTCTCTCATAGAATGCTACAAAAACGCGATTGCGAATATCATTTACACAAAGTTGCACCGTTCAATGGAGGACATGAATGAGACCAAGTGCATAGATAAGTCAGTACCGCCACGAGAAAAGTGTAATTATAATAGTCTGGAACTATTGAACCTTGCCAGTATTGTTTGCGATCAGGCGCGCGAAGAGATCAAGCGCTTCAATGCGGTCCTGAATACTTG GACAAACCAAGACGTGCAAGAAGCGATGGCGCTCAACGAAACGACCGTGGACGGTGTGTTCTTTAAGGATTGGTTGCagcgttataatttattattatacatgatacaaaatagcaaataa
- the LOC105834487 gene encoding elongation of very long chain fatty acids protein AAEL008004 isoform X1 yields the protein MSIVMQYIDRFHDMLDKHADRRTTNWLLMSSPFPTLFICLTYVYVVKVLGPKLMENRKPFQFKNTLVVYNLFQVIFSAWLFYEIGISGWLTGDYSLRCQPVDYSDRPEVLRMVHASWWYYFSKFTEFIDTIFFVLRKKNNHVSTLHVIHHGCMPMSVWFGVKFTPGGHSTFFGLLNTFVHIVMYTYYLLAAMGPRVQPYLWWKKYLTAFQMLQFVAIMVHAFQLLFIECNYPKAFVWWIGLHAVMFLFLFKEFYQQSYQQKKPRKRDGTAAMTNGVAQDGDHQSKGKHVNGVANGVANGTANGVANGYAANGSSPRRRDAADYYVKGESLATELNLRKPFATKVE from the exons ACAGGAGGACGACTAATTGGCTACTGATGAGCTCACCCTTCCCCACGTTGTTCATCTGTCTCACTTACGTTTACGTCGTCAAGGTGCTCGGACCGAAGCTGATGGAGAATCGGAAACCCTTCCAGTTTAAGAATACCTTGGTAGTCTACAACCTGTTCCAAGTGATCTTCTCCGCGTGGCTTTTTTACGAG ATAGGGATATCCGGATGGCTGACTGGAGACTATTCTCTAAGGTGTCAACCTGTAGACTACAGCGACAGACCTGAAGTATTGAGG ATGGTCCACGCAAGCTGGTGGTATTACTTCTCGAAATTTACCGAATTCATAGACACG ATCTTTTTCGTGCTAAGAAAGAAGAACAATCACGTGTCCACGCTGCATGTGATCCATCACGGTTGCATGCCGATGTCGGTCTGGTTCGGTGTCAAGTTCACGCCAG GCGGCCACTCGACCTTCTTCGGTTTGTTGAACACCTTCGTCCACATTGTGATGTACACGTATTATCTTCTGGCGGCGATGGGTCCGAGGGTGCAGCCATACCTCTGGTGGAAGAAGTATCTGACCGCCTTCCAGATGCTGCAATTCGTCGCGATCATGGTCCACGCCTTCCAGCTGCTCTTCATCGAGTGCAACTATCCGAAGGCGTTCGTCTGGTGGATCGGCCTGCACGCCGTCATGTTCCTCTTCCTGTTCAAGGAGTTCTACCAGCAGAGTTACCAGCAGAAGAAGCCTAGGAAGCGGGACGGCACCGCGGCGATGACGAACGGTGTCGCCCAGGATGGCGACCATCAGTCGAAGGGCAAGCACGTGAACGGCGTCGCGAACGGCGTCGCGAACGGAACCGCGAACGGTGTCGCCAACGGCTACGCCGCGAACGGCTCCTCGCCCAGAAGGAGGGATGCCGCCGACTATTACGTGAAAGGCGAAAGCCTAGCGACGGAGCTCAATCTCCGAAAACCGTTCGCGACGAAAGTCGAGTGA
- the LOC105834487 gene encoding elongation of very long chain fatty acids protein AAEL008004 isoform X2, whose product MSIVMQYIDRFHDMLDKHADRRTTNWLLMSSPFPTLFICLTYVYVVKVLGPKLMENRKPFQFKNTLVVYNLFQVIFSAWLFYECLMGGWWDHYSFRCQPVDYSNSPTAIRIGISGWLTGDYSLRCQPVDYSDRPEVLRMVHASWWYYFSKFTEFIDTIFFVLRKKNNHVSTLHVIHHGCMPMSVWFGVKFTPGGHSTFFGLLNTFVHIVMYTYYLLAAMGPRVQPYLWWKKYLTAFQMLQFVAIMVHAFQLLFIECNYPKAFVWWIGLHAVMFLFLFKEFYQQSYQQKKPRKRDGTAAMTNGVAQDGDHQSKGKHVNGVANGVANGTANGVANGYAANGSSPRRRDAADYYVKGESLATELNLRKPFATKVE is encoded by the exons ACAGGAGGACGACTAATTGGCTACTGATGAGCTCACCCTTCCCCACGTTGTTCATCTGTCTCACTTACGTTTACGTCGTCAAGGTGCTCGGACCGAAGCTGATGGAGAATCGGAAACCCTTCCAGTTTAAGAATACCTTGGTAGTCTACAACCTGTTCCAAGTGATCTTCTCCGCGTGGCTTTTTTACGAG TGCCTGATGGGCGGATGGTGGGACCACTATAGTTTCCGCTGCCAACCGGTGGATTATTCCAACAGCCCTACCGCGATAAGG ATAGGGATATCCGGATGGCTGACTGGAGACTATTCTCTAAGGTGTCAACCTGTAGACTACAGCGACAGACCTGAAGTATTGAGG ATGGTCCACGCAAGCTGGTGGTATTACTTCTCGAAATTTACCGAATTCATAGACACG ATCTTTTTCGTGCTAAGAAAGAAGAACAATCACGTGTCCACGCTGCATGTGATCCATCACGGTTGCATGCCGATGTCGGTCTGGTTCGGTGTCAAGTTCACGCCAG GCGGCCACTCGACCTTCTTCGGTTTGTTGAACACCTTCGTCCACATTGTGATGTACACGTATTATCTTCTGGCGGCGATGGGTCCGAGGGTGCAGCCATACCTCTGGTGGAAGAAGTATCTGACCGCCTTCCAGATGCTGCAATTCGTCGCGATCATGGTCCACGCCTTCCAGCTGCTCTTCATCGAGTGCAACTATCCGAAGGCGTTCGTCTGGTGGATCGGCCTGCACGCCGTCATGTTCCTCTTCCTGTTCAAGGAGTTCTACCAGCAGAGTTACCAGCAGAAGAAGCCTAGGAAGCGGGACGGCACCGCGGCGATGACGAACGGTGTCGCCCAGGATGGCGACCATCAGTCGAAGGGCAAGCACGTGAACGGCGTCGCGAACGGCGTCGCGAACGGAACCGCGAACGGTGTCGCCAACGGCTACGCCGCGAACGGCTCCTCGCCCAGAAGGAGGGATGCCGCCGACTATTACGTGAAAGGCGAAAGCCTAGCGACGGAGCTCAATCTCCGAAAACCGTTCGCGACGAAAGTCGAGTGA